The following are encoded in a window of Suncus etruscus isolate mSunEtr1 chromosome 16, mSunEtr1.pri.cur, whole genome shotgun sequence genomic DNA:
- the KATNBL1 gene encoding KATNB1-like protein 1 translates to MASETHNVKKRNFCYEIEDHSIGLPRKRISNFTSKNMKEVKKSPKQLAAYINRTVGQAVRSPEKLFKAIYRRKKVHHPFPHHCDRKKQSPESGDCDMANKENELACAGHLSEKLRPDSRTYLVNASDSGSSQTENPSSKYSTFFSEVSQDHETMAQVLFSRNLRLNVALTFWRKRSISELVAYLVRIEDLGVVVDCLPVLTNSLQEEKQYISLGCCVDLLPLVKSLLKSKFEEYIIVGLNWLQAVIKRWWSELSSKTEIINDGNIRILKQQLSGLWEQENHLTLVPGYTGNIAKDVDAYLLQLH, encoded by the exons ATGGCATCTGAAACCCACAATGTTAAAAAACGGAACTTTTGTTATGAGATTGAGGATCATTCCATTGGTCTTCCCAGAAAAAGGATCTCTAATTTCACTAGTAAGAACATGAAGGAG gttaaGAAATCTCCAAAACAATTGGCTGCTTACATAAACAG AACAGTTGGACAAGCTGTGAGAAGCCCAGAGAAACTATTCAAGGCGATCTATCGCAGAAAGAAAGTTCATCATCCTTTCCCACATCATTGTGACAGGAAAAAACAGTCCCCCGAAAGTGGGGACTGTGACATggcaaataaagaaaatgaactggCTTGTGCAGGCCACCTGTCTGAAAAATTGCGCCCTGATAGTCGAACGTATTTGGTGAATGCCAGCGATTCTGGCTCTTCACAGACAGAAAATCCATCATCGAAATATAGTACTTTTTTTTCTGAG GTTTCTCAGGACCATGAAACAATGGCACAAGTTTTATTCAGCAGGAATTTGAGACTGAATGTAGCTTTAACTTTCTGGAGAAAGAGAAGTATAAGTGAACTTGTAGCTTATTTGGTGAG GATAGAAGACCTTGGTGTGGTGGTGGATTGCCTTCCTGTGCTTACCAATag tttACAGGAAGAAAAACAGTACATCTCGCTTGGCTGCTGTGTAGATTTGTTGCCGCTAGTCAAGTCACTGCTTAAAAGCAAATTTGAAGA ATATATAATTGTTGGCTTAAACTGGCTTCAAGCAGTCATAAAACGATGGTGGTCAGAACTATCatcaaaaacagaaattataaaTGATGG TAATATTCGgatattaaaacaacaattaaGCGGATTGTGGGAACAGGAAAATCATCTCACTTTGGTTCCAGGATATACTGGTAACATAGCTAAG GACGTAGATGCCTATTTATTACAGTTGCATTGA